A DNA window from Setaria viridis chromosome 2, Setaria_viridis_v4.0, whole genome shotgun sequence contains the following coding sequences:
- the LOC117842949 gene encoding uncharacterized protein: MRGGPLDTAVVPAMSCNGCRVLRKGCSEACVLRPCLQWIEGAEAQGHATVFVAKFFGRAGLMSFLTAVPEPQRPAVFQSLLYEAAGRTINPVSGAVGLLGAGSWHLCQAAVETVLRGGGIRPLPELDGGVPAADGSFAFTARRAAGCSTFSAAKRATGRVLNVGAPVAVAGGAPEPSCDLGLCLSPGSPPAPGERRPRRPGTPSMTSEESVTTTSGGGGGREPELLNLFV, encoded by the exons ATGAGAGGTGGGCCCCTGGACACGGCGGTGGTGCCGGCGATGAGCTGCAACGGGTGCCGCGTGCTGCGGAAGGGGTGCAGCGAGGCGTGCGTGCTGCGGCCGTGCCTGCAGTGGATCGAGGGCGCCGAGGCGCAGGGCCACGCCACCGTCTTCGTCGCCAAGTTCTTCGGCCGCGCCGGGCTCATGTCCTTCCTCACCGCCGTCCCCGAGCCGCAGCGCCCTG CGGTGTTCCAGTCCCTGCTGTacgaggcggcggggcggacgatCAACCCGGTGAGCGGCGCCGTGGGTCTGCTCGGTGCCGGGAGCTGGCACCTCTGCCAAGCGGCGGTGGAGACcgtcctccgcggcggcggcatccgccCGCTGCcggagctcgacggcggcgtcccCGCGGCCGACGGATCGTTCGCTTTCAcggcgaggcgggcggcggggtgctcGACGTTCTCGGCCGCGAAGCGGGCGACGGGGAGGGTGCTGAACGTGGGGGCGCCCgtcgcggtggccggcggcgcaccTGAGCCGTCGTGCGACCTCGGGCTGTGTCTCAGCCCCgggtccccgccggcgcccggggagcggcggccgaggcggcccGGCACCCCGTCGATGACCTCGGAGGAGTCCGTGacgacgacgagcggcggcggcggcgggagggagcccGAGCTGCTGAACCTTTTTGTCTGA
- the LOC117842533 gene encoding scarecrow-like protein 32, which yields MMQFTHTAPPPPPLHPNGHGGLGLGLFLDVGAPRARPWPGSFPTPASKISLGNLNSTSCMEQLLVHCANAIEANDATLTQQILWVLNNIAPPDGDSNQRLTAAFLCALVARASRTGACKAVTAAVAAAVESAALHVHRFTAVELASFVDLTPWHRFGYTAANAAILEAVEGFPVVHVVELGTTHCMQIPTLIDMLASRAEGPPILRLTVADVASTTSAPPPALDMSYDELGAKLVNFARSRNMSMDFRVVPTSPGDAFTSLIDQLRVQQLVSDGTEALVVNCHMLLHAVPDETAGSVMSLAQPVSLRTMLLKSLRTLDPNLVVVVEEDADFTADDVVGRLRAAFNFLWIPYDAVDTFLPKGSEQRRWYEAEIGWKVENVLAQEGVERVERQEDRARWGQRMRSAGFRAVAFGEEAAGEVKAMLNEHAAGWGMKREDDDLVLTWKGHNVVFASAWAPS from the coding sequence ATGATGCAGTTCACGCACacggcgccaccaccaccgcctctgCACCCTAACGGCCATGGAGGACTAGGGCTCGGGCTGTTCCTTGACGTCGGCGCGCCGAGGGCACGCCCGTGGCCGGGGAGCTTCCCGACGCCGGCGTCCAAGATCTCGCTCGGCAACCTCAACAGCACCAGCTGCATGGAGCAGCTGCTGGTGCACTGCGCCAACGCCATCGAGGCCAACGACGCCACGCTCACGCAGCAGATCCTCTGGGTGCTCAACAACATCGCGCCGCCGGACGGGGACTCCAACCAGCGCCTCACGGCGGCGTTCCTCTGCGCGCTCGTGGCGCGCGCGTCCAGGACCGGCGCGTGCAAGGCGGTCACGGCGGCTGTGGCGGCCGCGGTCGAGTCCGCGGCGCTGCATGTGCACCGGTTCACGGCCGTCGAGCTCGCCAGCTTCGTCGACCTCACGCCGTGGCACCGGTTCGGGTACACGgccgccaacgccgccatcCTCGAGGCCGTGGAGGGATTCCCCGTCGTGCACGTCGTCGAGCTCGGCACGACGCACTGCATGCAGATCCCGACGCTCATCGACATGCTTGCCAGCCGTGCCGAGGGCCCCCCGATCCTCCGGCTCACGGTCGCCGACGTCGCGTCCACcaccagcgcgccgccgccggccctcgaCATGTCCTACGACGAGCTCGGCGCGAAGCTTGTCAACTTCGCGCGGTCGCGCAACATGTCCATGGACTTCCGGGTGGTGCCCACGTCGCCGGGCGACGCGTTCACGTCCCTGATCGACCAGCTCCGGGTGCAGCAGCTGGTCTCGGACGGGACCGAGGCGCTCGTCGTGAACTGCCACATGCTGCTGCACGCCGTCCCCGACGAGACAGCGGGGTCGGTGATGAGCCTGGCGCAGCCGGTGTCGCTCCGGACCATGCTCCTCAAGTCCCTCCGGACCCTGGACCCAaacctggtggtggtggtggaggaggacgccgacttCACGGCGGACGACGTGGTGGGGAGGCTGCGCGCGGCGTTCAACTTCCTGTGGATCCCGTACGACGCCGTGGACACGTTCCTGCCCAAGGGGAGCGAGCAGCGGCGGTGGTACGAGGCGGAGATCGGGTGGAAGGTGGAGAACGTGCTGGCGCAggagggcgtggagagggtggAGAGGCAGGAGGACAGGGCCAGGTGGGGGCAAAGGATGCGGAGCGCGGGGTTCCGCGCCGTGGCgttcggcgaggaggcggccggggaggtgaaGGCGATGCTGAACGAGCACGCGGCGGGGTGGGGGATGAAGCGGGAGGACGACGACCTGGTGCTCACATGGAAAGGGCACAATGTCGTGTTCGCGTCGGCGTGGGCGCCGTCGTGA